In Pseudophryne corroboree isolate aPseCor3 chromosome 3, aPseCor3.hap2, whole genome shotgun sequence, a genomic segment contains:
- the NR1D1 gene encoding nuclear receptor subfamily 1 group D member 1 isoform X3, which yields MGMGLESGLLPGGVISYVGSSGSSPSRTSPVSLYSECSTGSPQGGAPHYPSYLPPSPSHSYSASSSGSGGETSPRSSYCLASSPGGLHVALDDGSRVSPSKTSSNITKLNGMVLLCKVCGDVASGFHYGVHACEGCKGFFRRSIQQNIQYKKCLKNETCSIVRINRNRCQQCRFRKCLSVGMSRDAVRFGRIPKREKQRMLAEMHSAMSHIAGGHFGRRSPVPLQPQQLRPSTPPHLGPTSCPSPPSIPEAYPHYPQQLTPPRSPSPDHVDDVIGQVTQAHRQIFVYAHEKVSGKLASWEHHDVSPSKCWTQDNGETRGNRSVFLACPMNALPRGGKLCSVQEVWEDFSLSFTPAVREVVEFARHIPGFQDLTQQDQVTLLKAGTFEVLMVRFASLFDVRERSLRFLSGATYSLPELQAMGMGELLSSMFDFSEKLASLNLSQEELGIFTALVLVSADRSGMENASLVEQLQETLIRALRSLIFKNSPNDTSRFTKLLLRLPDLRTLNSMHSEKLLSFRVDTH from the exons ATGGGCATGGGACTGGAGTCTGGGTTACTGCCTG GTGGAGTTATAAGTTATGTCGGCTCTAGTGGCTCATCACCCAGTAGGACCAGCCCGGTCTCTCTGTACAGTGAATGCTCAACTGGCAGCCCTCAAGGTGGAGCCCCTCACTATCCATCATATCTGCCGCCTTCCCCTTCCCACTCTTATAGCGCCAGCTCCTCTGGCTCAGGAGGGGAGACTTCTCCACGCTCATCATATTGCCTGGCTTCTTCTCCAGGAGGACTTCATGTGGCGCTAGATGATGGCAGTCGTGTATCCCCGAGCAAAACATCCAGCAATATCACAA AGCTGAATGGAATGGTTCTGTTATGCAAAGTCTGTGGTGATGTGGCCTCTGGATTTCATTATGGTGTACATGCCTGTGAGGGCTGCAAG GGTTTTTTCCGACGCAGCATTCAGCAAAATATTCAGTACAAGAAGTGTCTGAAGAATGAGACGTGCTCCATAGTGCGGATTAATAGAAACCGTTGCCAACAGTGCCGCTTTCGAAAGTGTCTTTCTGTGGGCATGTCTAGAGATG CTGTGAGGTTTGGACGCATCCCAAAGAGGGAAAAACAACGGATGTTGGCAGAAATGCACAGTGCTATGAGTCACATtgctggtggccattttgggagaagGAGTCCTGTTCCACTTCAGCCACAGCAACTTCGACCTTCCACTCCTCCCCACTTGGGTCCAACCTCCTGTCCTTCACCACCTTCGATCCCAGAAGCCTATCCCCATTACCCACAGCAACTGACACCTCCTCGCTCTCCCAGTCCAGACCATGTCGATGATGTTATAGGTCAAGTGACCCAGGCTCATCGACAGATATTTGTCTACGCCCATGAAAAAGTGAGCGGAAAGTTAGCATCATGGGAGCACCATGACGTCTCTCCGTCAAAATGTTGGACGCAAGACAATGGAGAAACCAGAGGCAATCGCAGTGTCTTTCTG GCATGCCCCATGAATGCTCTGCCCCGTGGAGGAAAACTCTGCTCTGTACAGGAGGTGTGGGAAGATTTCTCTCTCAGTTTTACCCCAGCTGTGCGAGAGGTGGTTGAATTTGCCCGTCACATTCCTGGTTTCCAAGACTTAACTCAACAAGACCAAGTCACCTTGCTAAAGGCTGGTACATTTGAG GTTCTCATGGTCCGATTTGCCTCCTTATTTGATGTGCGTGAACGCTCTCTCCGCTTCCTCAGTGGAGCTACATATTCTCTGCCAGAGCTCCAAGCTATGGGGATGGGTGAGCTACTGAGCTCAATGTTTGACTTTAGTGAAAAACTGGCGTCTCTCAACCTGAGCCAAGAGGAGCTGGGGATCTTCACTGCGCTGGTGCTCGTATCTGCAG ACCGTTCAGGGATGGAGAATGCCTCATTGGTAGAGCAGCTGCAAGAGACTCTCATACGTGCCCTTCGCTCTCTCATCTTTAAAAATAGTCCAAATGACACTTCCCGTTTCACCAAACTACTGCTGCGACTGCCCGACCTGCGAACCCTTAACAGCATGCACTCTGAGAAACTGCTGTCATTCCGTGTCGACACACACTGA
- the NR1D1 gene encoding nuclear receptor subfamily 1 group D member 1 isoform X1, which yields MGDLAKLERNKWMYFFLGAVYAGRGQCFCGVISYVGSSGSSPSRTSPVSLYSECSTGSPQGGAPHYPSYLPPSPSHSYSASSSGSGGETSPRSSYCLASSPGGLHVALDDGSRVSPSKTSSNITKLNGMVLLCKVCGDVASGFHYGVHACEGCKGFFRRSIQQNIQYKKCLKNETCSIVRINRNRCQQCRFRKCLSVGMSRDAVRFGRIPKREKQRMLAEMHSAMSHIAGGHFGRRSPVPLQPQQLRPSTPPHLGPTSCPSPPSIPEAYPHYPQQLTPPRSPSPDHVDDVIGQVTQAHRQIFVYAHEKVSGKLASWEHHDVSPSKCWTQDNGETRGNRSVFLACPMNALPRGGKLCSVQEVWEDFSLSFTPAVREVVEFARHIPGFQDLTQQDQVTLLKAGTFEVLMVRFASLFDVRERSLRFLSGATYSLPELQAMGMGELLSSMFDFSEKLASLNLSQEELGIFTALVLVSADRSGMENASLVEQLQETLIRALRSLIFKNSPNDTSRFTKLLLRLPDLRTLNSMHSEKLLSFRVDTH from the exons ATGGGGGATCTGGCAAAGCTAGAAAGAAACAAATGGATGTATTTTTTTCTGGGAGCTGTATATGCAGGAAGGGGACAATGTTTCT GTGGAGTTATAAGTTATGTCGGCTCTAGTGGCTCATCACCCAGTAGGACCAGCCCGGTCTCTCTGTACAGTGAATGCTCAACTGGCAGCCCTCAAGGTGGAGCCCCTCACTATCCATCATATCTGCCGCCTTCCCCTTCCCACTCTTATAGCGCCAGCTCCTCTGGCTCAGGAGGGGAGACTTCTCCACGCTCATCATATTGCCTGGCTTCTTCTCCAGGAGGACTTCATGTGGCGCTAGATGATGGCAGTCGTGTATCCCCGAGCAAAACATCCAGCAATATCACAA AGCTGAATGGAATGGTTCTGTTATGCAAAGTCTGTGGTGATGTGGCCTCTGGATTTCATTATGGTGTACATGCCTGTGAGGGCTGCAAG GGTTTTTTCCGACGCAGCATTCAGCAAAATATTCAGTACAAGAAGTGTCTGAAGAATGAGACGTGCTCCATAGTGCGGATTAATAGAAACCGTTGCCAACAGTGCCGCTTTCGAAAGTGTCTTTCTGTGGGCATGTCTAGAGATG CTGTGAGGTTTGGACGCATCCCAAAGAGGGAAAAACAACGGATGTTGGCAGAAATGCACAGTGCTATGAGTCACATtgctggtggccattttgggagaagGAGTCCTGTTCCACTTCAGCCACAGCAACTTCGACCTTCCACTCCTCCCCACTTGGGTCCAACCTCCTGTCCTTCACCACCTTCGATCCCAGAAGCCTATCCCCATTACCCACAGCAACTGACACCTCCTCGCTCTCCCAGTCCAGACCATGTCGATGATGTTATAGGTCAAGTGACCCAGGCTCATCGACAGATATTTGTCTACGCCCATGAAAAAGTGAGCGGAAAGTTAGCATCATGGGAGCACCATGACGTCTCTCCGTCAAAATGTTGGACGCAAGACAATGGAGAAACCAGAGGCAATCGCAGTGTCTTTCTG GCATGCCCCATGAATGCTCTGCCCCGTGGAGGAAAACTCTGCTCTGTACAGGAGGTGTGGGAAGATTTCTCTCTCAGTTTTACCCCAGCTGTGCGAGAGGTGGTTGAATTTGCCCGTCACATTCCTGGTTTCCAAGACTTAACTCAACAAGACCAAGTCACCTTGCTAAAGGCTGGTACATTTGAG GTTCTCATGGTCCGATTTGCCTCCTTATTTGATGTGCGTGAACGCTCTCTCCGCTTCCTCAGTGGAGCTACATATTCTCTGCCAGAGCTCCAAGCTATGGGGATGGGTGAGCTACTGAGCTCAATGTTTGACTTTAGTGAAAAACTGGCGTCTCTCAACCTGAGCCAAGAGGAGCTGGGGATCTTCACTGCGCTGGTGCTCGTATCTGCAG ACCGTTCAGGGATGGAGAATGCCTCATTGGTAGAGCAGCTGCAAGAGACTCTCATACGTGCCCTTCGCTCTCTCATCTTTAAAAATAGTCCAAATGACACTTCCCGTTTCACCAAACTACTGCTGCGACTGCCCGACCTGCGAACCCTTAACAGCATGCACTCTGAGAAACTGCTGTCATTCCGTGTCGACACACACTGA
- the NR1D1 gene encoding nuclear receptor subfamily 1 group D member 1 isoform X5 → MSNERKGVCGVISYVGSSGSSPSRTSPVSLYSECSTGSPQGGAPHYPSYLPPSPSHSYSASSSGSGGETSPRSSYCLASSPGGLHVALDDGSRVSPSKTSSNITKLNGMVLLCKVCGDVASGFHYGVHACEGCKGFFRRSIQQNIQYKKCLKNETCSIVRINRNRCQQCRFRKCLSVGMSRDAVRFGRIPKREKQRMLAEMHSAMSHIAGGHFGRRSPVPLQPQQLRPSTPPHLGPTSCPSPPSIPEAYPHYPQQLTPPRSPSPDHVDDVIGQVTQAHRQIFVYAHEKVSGKLASWEHHDVSPSKCWTQDNGETRGNRSVFLACPMNALPRGGKLCSVQEVWEDFSLSFTPAVREVVEFARHIPGFQDLTQQDQVTLLKAGTFEVLMVRFASLFDVRERSLRFLSGATYSLPELQAMGMGELLSSMFDFSEKLASLNLSQEELGIFTALVLVSADRSGMENASLVEQLQETLIRALRSLIFKNSPNDTSRFTKLLLRLPDLRTLNSMHSEKLLSFRVDTH, encoded by the exons ATGAGTAATGAGAGAAAGGGAGTAT GTGGAGTTATAAGTTATGTCGGCTCTAGTGGCTCATCACCCAGTAGGACCAGCCCGGTCTCTCTGTACAGTGAATGCTCAACTGGCAGCCCTCAAGGTGGAGCCCCTCACTATCCATCATATCTGCCGCCTTCCCCTTCCCACTCTTATAGCGCCAGCTCCTCTGGCTCAGGAGGGGAGACTTCTCCACGCTCATCATATTGCCTGGCTTCTTCTCCAGGAGGACTTCATGTGGCGCTAGATGATGGCAGTCGTGTATCCCCGAGCAAAACATCCAGCAATATCACAA AGCTGAATGGAATGGTTCTGTTATGCAAAGTCTGTGGTGATGTGGCCTCTGGATTTCATTATGGTGTACATGCCTGTGAGGGCTGCAAG GGTTTTTTCCGACGCAGCATTCAGCAAAATATTCAGTACAAGAAGTGTCTGAAGAATGAGACGTGCTCCATAGTGCGGATTAATAGAAACCGTTGCCAACAGTGCCGCTTTCGAAAGTGTCTTTCTGTGGGCATGTCTAGAGATG CTGTGAGGTTTGGACGCATCCCAAAGAGGGAAAAACAACGGATGTTGGCAGAAATGCACAGTGCTATGAGTCACATtgctggtggccattttgggagaagGAGTCCTGTTCCACTTCAGCCACAGCAACTTCGACCTTCCACTCCTCCCCACTTGGGTCCAACCTCCTGTCCTTCACCACCTTCGATCCCAGAAGCCTATCCCCATTACCCACAGCAACTGACACCTCCTCGCTCTCCCAGTCCAGACCATGTCGATGATGTTATAGGTCAAGTGACCCAGGCTCATCGACAGATATTTGTCTACGCCCATGAAAAAGTGAGCGGAAAGTTAGCATCATGGGAGCACCATGACGTCTCTCCGTCAAAATGTTGGACGCAAGACAATGGAGAAACCAGAGGCAATCGCAGTGTCTTTCTG GCATGCCCCATGAATGCTCTGCCCCGTGGAGGAAAACTCTGCTCTGTACAGGAGGTGTGGGAAGATTTCTCTCTCAGTTTTACCCCAGCTGTGCGAGAGGTGGTTGAATTTGCCCGTCACATTCCTGGTTTCCAAGACTTAACTCAACAAGACCAAGTCACCTTGCTAAAGGCTGGTACATTTGAG GTTCTCATGGTCCGATTTGCCTCCTTATTTGATGTGCGTGAACGCTCTCTCCGCTTCCTCAGTGGAGCTACATATTCTCTGCCAGAGCTCCAAGCTATGGGGATGGGTGAGCTACTGAGCTCAATGTTTGACTTTAGTGAAAAACTGGCGTCTCTCAACCTGAGCCAAGAGGAGCTGGGGATCTTCACTGCGCTGGTGCTCGTATCTGCAG ACCGTTCAGGGATGGAGAATGCCTCATTGGTAGAGCAGCTGCAAGAGACTCTCATACGTGCCCTTCGCTCTCTCATCTTTAAAAATAGTCCAAATGACACTTCCCGTTTCACCAAACTACTGCTGCGACTGCCCGACCTGCGAACCCTTAACAGCATGCACTCTGAGAAACTGCTGTCATTCCGTGTCGACACACACTGA
- the NR1D1 gene encoding nuclear receptor subfamily 1 group D member 1 isoform X4, whose product MTTMDCSNNTGGVISYVGSSGSSPSRTSPVSLYSECSTGSPQGGAPHYPSYLPPSPSHSYSASSSGSGGETSPRSSYCLASSPGGLHVALDDGSRVSPSKTSSNITKLNGMVLLCKVCGDVASGFHYGVHACEGCKGFFRRSIQQNIQYKKCLKNETCSIVRINRNRCQQCRFRKCLSVGMSRDAVRFGRIPKREKQRMLAEMHSAMSHIAGGHFGRRSPVPLQPQQLRPSTPPHLGPTSCPSPPSIPEAYPHYPQQLTPPRSPSPDHVDDVIGQVTQAHRQIFVYAHEKVSGKLASWEHHDVSPSKCWTQDNGETRGNRSVFLACPMNALPRGGKLCSVQEVWEDFSLSFTPAVREVVEFARHIPGFQDLTQQDQVTLLKAGTFEVLMVRFASLFDVRERSLRFLSGATYSLPELQAMGMGELLSSMFDFSEKLASLNLSQEELGIFTALVLVSADRSGMENASLVEQLQETLIRALRSLIFKNSPNDTSRFTKLLLRLPDLRTLNSMHSEKLLSFRVDTH is encoded by the exons ATGACCACTATGGATTGCAGTAACAACACAG GTGGAGTTATAAGTTATGTCGGCTCTAGTGGCTCATCACCCAGTAGGACCAGCCCGGTCTCTCTGTACAGTGAATGCTCAACTGGCAGCCCTCAAGGTGGAGCCCCTCACTATCCATCATATCTGCCGCCTTCCCCTTCCCACTCTTATAGCGCCAGCTCCTCTGGCTCAGGAGGGGAGACTTCTCCACGCTCATCATATTGCCTGGCTTCTTCTCCAGGAGGACTTCATGTGGCGCTAGATGATGGCAGTCGTGTATCCCCGAGCAAAACATCCAGCAATATCACAA AGCTGAATGGAATGGTTCTGTTATGCAAAGTCTGTGGTGATGTGGCCTCTGGATTTCATTATGGTGTACATGCCTGTGAGGGCTGCAAG GGTTTTTTCCGACGCAGCATTCAGCAAAATATTCAGTACAAGAAGTGTCTGAAGAATGAGACGTGCTCCATAGTGCGGATTAATAGAAACCGTTGCCAACAGTGCCGCTTTCGAAAGTGTCTTTCTGTGGGCATGTCTAGAGATG CTGTGAGGTTTGGACGCATCCCAAAGAGGGAAAAACAACGGATGTTGGCAGAAATGCACAGTGCTATGAGTCACATtgctggtggccattttgggagaagGAGTCCTGTTCCACTTCAGCCACAGCAACTTCGACCTTCCACTCCTCCCCACTTGGGTCCAACCTCCTGTCCTTCACCACCTTCGATCCCAGAAGCCTATCCCCATTACCCACAGCAACTGACACCTCCTCGCTCTCCCAGTCCAGACCATGTCGATGATGTTATAGGTCAAGTGACCCAGGCTCATCGACAGATATTTGTCTACGCCCATGAAAAAGTGAGCGGAAAGTTAGCATCATGGGAGCACCATGACGTCTCTCCGTCAAAATGTTGGACGCAAGACAATGGAGAAACCAGAGGCAATCGCAGTGTCTTTCTG GCATGCCCCATGAATGCTCTGCCCCGTGGAGGAAAACTCTGCTCTGTACAGGAGGTGTGGGAAGATTTCTCTCTCAGTTTTACCCCAGCTGTGCGAGAGGTGGTTGAATTTGCCCGTCACATTCCTGGTTTCCAAGACTTAACTCAACAAGACCAAGTCACCTTGCTAAAGGCTGGTACATTTGAG GTTCTCATGGTCCGATTTGCCTCCTTATTTGATGTGCGTGAACGCTCTCTCCGCTTCCTCAGTGGAGCTACATATTCTCTGCCAGAGCTCCAAGCTATGGGGATGGGTGAGCTACTGAGCTCAATGTTTGACTTTAGTGAAAAACTGGCGTCTCTCAACCTGAGCCAAGAGGAGCTGGGGATCTTCACTGCGCTGGTGCTCGTATCTGCAG ACCGTTCAGGGATGGAGAATGCCTCATTGGTAGAGCAGCTGCAAGAGACTCTCATACGTGCCCTTCGCTCTCTCATCTTTAAAAATAGTCCAAATGACACTTCCCGTTTCACCAAACTACTGCTGCGACTGCCCGACCTGCGAACCCTTAACAGCATGCACTCTGAGAAACTGCTGTCATTCCGTGTCGACACACACTGA
- the NR1D1 gene encoding nuclear receptor subfamily 1 group D member 1 isoform X2 encodes MAIIHVQEQSISPTWRGLGGVISYVGSSGSSPSRTSPVSLYSECSTGSPQGGAPHYPSYLPPSPSHSYSASSSGSGGETSPRSSYCLASSPGGLHVALDDGSRVSPSKTSSNITKLNGMVLLCKVCGDVASGFHYGVHACEGCKGFFRRSIQQNIQYKKCLKNETCSIVRINRNRCQQCRFRKCLSVGMSRDAVRFGRIPKREKQRMLAEMHSAMSHIAGGHFGRRSPVPLQPQQLRPSTPPHLGPTSCPSPPSIPEAYPHYPQQLTPPRSPSPDHVDDVIGQVTQAHRQIFVYAHEKVSGKLASWEHHDVSPSKCWTQDNGETRGNRSVFLACPMNALPRGGKLCSVQEVWEDFSLSFTPAVREVVEFARHIPGFQDLTQQDQVTLLKAGTFEVLMVRFASLFDVRERSLRFLSGATYSLPELQAMGMGELLSSMFDFSEKLASLNLSQEELGIFTALVLVSADRSGMENASLVEQLQETLIRALRSLIFKNSPNDTSRFTKLLLRLPDLRTLNSMHSEKLLSFRVDTH; translated from the exons atggcaatcatacatgtccaggaacagagcatttctcccacatggagagggttag GTGGAGTTATAAGTTATGTCGGCTCTAGTGGCTCATCACCCAGTAGGACCAGCCCGGTCTCTCTGTACAGTGAATGCTCAACTGGCAGCCCTCAAGGTGGAGCCCCTCACTATCCATCATATCTGCCGCCTTCCCCTTCCCACTCTTATAGCGCCAGCTCCTCTGGCTCAGGAGGGGAGACTTCTCCACGCTCATCATATTGCCTGGCTTCTTCTCCAGGAGGACTTCATGTGGCGCTAGATGATGGCAGTCGTGTATCCCCGAGCAAAACATCCAGCAATATCACAA AGCTGAATGGAATGGTTCTGTTATGCAAAGTCTGTGGTGATGTGGCCTCTGGATTTCATTATGGTGTACATGCCTGTGAGGGCTGCAAG GGTTTTTTCCGACGCAGCATTCAGCAAAATATTCAGTACAAGAAGTGTCTGAAGAATGAGACGTGCTCCATAGTGCGGATTAATAGAAACCGTTGCCAACAGTGCCGCTTTCGAAAGTGTCTTTCTGTGGGCATGTCTAGAGATG CTGTGAGGTTTGGACGCATCCCAAAGAGGGAAAAACAACGGATGTTGGCAGAAATGCACAGTGCTATGAGTCACATtgctggtggccattttgggagaagGAGTCCTGTTCCACTTCAGCCACAGCAACTTCGACCTTCCACTCCTCCCCACTTGGGTCCAACCTCCTGTCCTTCACCACCTTCGATCCCAGAAGCCTATCCCCATTACCCACAGCAACTGACACCTCCTCGCTCTCCCAGTCCAGACCATGTCGATGATGTTATAGGTCAAGTGACCCAGGCTCATCGACAGATATTTGTCTACGCCCATGAAAAAGTGAGCGGAAAGTTAGCATCATGGGAGCACCATGACGTCTCTCCGTCAAAATGTTGGACGCAAGACAATGGAGAAACCAGAGGCAATCGCAGTGTCTTTCTG GCATGCCCCATGAATGCTCTGCCCCGTGGAGGAAAACTCTGCTCTGTACAGGAGGTGTGGGAAGATTTCTCTCTCAGTTTTACCCCAGCTGTGCGAGAGGTGGTTGAATTTGCCCGTCACATTCCTGGTTTCCAAGACTTAACTCAACAAGACCAAGTCACCTTGCTAAAGGCTGGTACATTTGAG GTTCTCATGGTCCGATTTGCCTCCTTATTTGATGTGCGTGAACGCTCTCTCCGCTTCCTCAGTGGAGCTACATATTCTCTGCCAGAGCTCCAAGCTATGGGGATGGGTGAGCTACTGAGCTCAATGTTTGACTTTAGTGAAAAACTGGCGTCTCTCAACCTGAGCCAAGAGGAGCTGGGGATCTTCACTGCGCTGGTGCTCGTATCTGCAG ACCGTTCAGGGATGGAGAATGCCTCATTGGTAGAGCAGCTGCAAGAGACTCTCATACGTGCCCTTCGCTCTCTCATCTTTAAAAATAGTCCAAATGACACTTCCCGTTTCACCAAACTACTGCTGCGACTGCCCGACCTGCGAACCCTTAACAGCATGCACTCTGAGAAACTGCTGTCATTCCGTGTCGACACACACTGA